Below is a window of Quercus robur chromosome 6, dhQueRobu3.1, whole genome shotgun sequence DNA.
AGAAAAAGTTGCAAAAAGTTGTTCATGCCGCTTATCCAATGAAACATGGTCCATGGAAGCATGTTTCTTTACCCAAATTATTGAGATTCCGGACCTAGATTTATAAAAAGTATATTTGAAGGCCAAGCGCACAAGTTTCATAGTTTTTTTACGAAAATGTTTTGAGCATCTTTCCTTTTGCGTACATTTTCTTAataacaaattatattatatctCTTAGTGAGGTTCAAAAATTAACACATTGATCGGCTAAAATTCTTCCATTCAATCTGTTAAGATTTTTAGTGTTGATTAATTCTATGacaaatttatttatagttGTTCAAAGATGTTCAATTGTAATTGTATggtattgttaggttctaaatatttaggaataaatgtttaggttctaattttatgtatgttggcaaattgagtaaaaaaaacaTATCTAGTTTAAGTGTTAGACATTACCCATGATGTTttaagtcaagattcaagaacagtTAAGCTGtcgaaaaaaaaattcagaatctACAAGGCTTGACCGATCGAGAGACAGGCTTGACCGATCAAGAATCGAATTTCGCAGAATTTTATTCAGGCCTAAAGCTTGcaaaaacgtttagggtttgtGTCCAACACTACctggtataaaaggaaaaccctaaatACATTTTAGAAGTTCTTAGAAGTCTTGTAAGTTACTCCCGTGAGATTTGTGAGGTTTTTGTAGTCATTTAACTCAACAGGCATCTACCAGAAAGAAGATCTATATTCAAGAACTGGTGAAATAAGTTGCTGTATATAAGATCAACAATTGCTAATgatctaaacctttgagtgagacCTCAAAGTCACAAATAGGGGTGTTTGTGTTCAGCAAATTCAGTTAAAAGAGTCCATGGATTTGAAACTGTGTGTGATCACATAAGTAAGTACTATAAGaggtagctttagatttagggaaaaaatctattgtaaaaactTACATTCTATCAGAGTGAATTTGTTGAGTTAAGGATAGTTTAGATTAAAtcttccccaagttttttaccttgaaactggacggtttcattggttttctttggTCATCATATCACTtgtcttctttaattttctgcactttgtgatatgattgtttgtgtttaacctagatttgaataatacacctaagtaacaacttgattaattagttaggttaaacaatctaagtATACATAggtttaaacaaacaaacaggtataattgaaattgaaaacctaAAACTATTAAGGAAAGCCACTAACCTGAAAGGTTTCATGGTTCTTTTATTGTCAACCAACCCTAGAAACCTACACTTATTTAAAGTTACAATTCAAACCTAATTTAGTAAGAAAGAAGAAGACCACActaaacagagaaaaaaaaaactttttttgttcttcctACCTTtcccattgttacatccttgagataTTTATTCCAAACACATATAATTCCAAACACTTAGATCACCAATTTACCATACTAGTGCTGAAGTTATTGTTGAAACCATAGAGACTACATAGAATTTTCAAGTAGCCTTAGAGTGATCCCGAGAGATCGGTTTTGAGGTTGGTGGATTGATTTGCAACAACAACTAGCAATATTGAACGCACAAGATAGGATATACAGTTACTAGCAAGAGCAGGGAGCTCGAGTCTAATTATGTGTACAGAAAGTCATGTGAGTATCATATGTACCACAATAACCTTCAATGGTGGACTATTTGTTGAATTAGACTTGGCTCCAAAGTGTTTAACCATCTTGGTTTCCACTCTGTGAACAAATTAATCTTTATCTCTATATGGGTGTTTTTATTGTTTCCAGCATTGGATATGTTTATTCATGAATATCATCAAACTTGAATAAATTAATTAGCTAGTGTTTAATTCAATTAACTCGTTAAAATTGATAGTATGCCATTGAAGGTGTATAGACACGTTCCTCACTATCAAATTCCTAGAGATCTTATTAATCTAATGATTTTATATACAGAAATTGtgtacaaaattttatttcaaatataaattttgtgcACGCAATTCTTTTTCCTCTAGCTTTTATCTTCATTCTCAAACTTATGTTTAGATAATTTGAACACGAGCTACAAAATGTTGTCAATATCAACCAGAAAAAACCTTGCATTTGCCTCACACGTTGTCATTATTGTTGAGAAATTTAAACcccagttgatagaattaacaaattttaaacccaagttgttaattagatttattatgaataaacattgttaaaacaaacaaacatcaatatcatgcacaacggaatagtaaataagacaagatatgatgacctagaaaaaccaatgaaacaaactagtttcatagtaaaaaacttgagggaaaccttcccaaaaagcaatccactatagtaaagagaagtttcagatctagtacaaaacctttgtccctagactttaCAATCCcagtagatgaacttacagcagaaaccttctactgcTTCAAAATCTCTGAACTCTTTAGTATATGAACACCACCAATGATGCATGGATcttagtatgtgactaactccaacaacttgaagaagatgttgttgGCCGCAaatttcttcacttcatcaacaatgaagatcaagaagtacttggttaTAAAACCCTAAGGTGCAAAAGACGCAATAACTTCTTGCAGAGAGAATAAGACACTAGGTTACTTTCTGCTTGTGTTTTCTATAAAtaatggcctttaaaataagccttatatatgtctagagttgtgagaaatgAAACCTTACGCATACATGTCAGCATgagccgaaaatcagatctggaaattctgATTTCGTAGATCCCGATAGATTCAGCTTTTGTCGAGCTTCTATCGAGTTTCgtttttaaatctcgatagatactattTCTGTCGAGGTACCTAtagagctttaatgaacagcttttcttcacttgtttcttggtccaatcttcatgactttaatacttgacttgaactcttgtttcttgatgtactaaacccatcctagatctacccaataaCAAGTAAAACacatttttgtcaaaagattagtaaattacataaaatatgtccttaacaattattttctgTCAGCACAAAAtatagctacaaaattggttgtagtctaaAACTACATCCTTACTCAATATCGttttattggagatgaattttgacaaattcaccattagattacatcttcttcttatatccttcatgcttacaaaatttttagaaaatttaaaaatcaatagttatgtcatcaataaattgtttaaattgcaagcttatgtagtttaaaattatgcataaaatataagcttatagatcatatagtaaataatatctgattgacacaaaatttaacatgtgtattaagagcgtaaagaacatgcaattcaacggttagattttcaaaatatatagtaaaatttattttattgaataagattgtagcctaaggctacaactaattttgtagctaaacctTATCATTTTTGTCAAGTTAGTAACTGTGAGAGACTACACCCCGACCCCTTTTTTTAGACGTTGGGCCAAAAccatgtgaatgggtggagttgTGTTAttacctctcaaaatggagattCGACTGATTTTATTTTCCCCTttgattaagggttttacaatggagttgccacttatttaattattaaaataaataagaaaatcaaaattgaaaaattcctcattttattaatttgaaattgaatttacattgatcataggaagcTACATGGCTTTGGTTCTAGacacaatctaagataaagtacatggcttagtttcctagttacaatctagaaattgaaaattacaaggaTAAGCATTGATCTatcaacccttgatctaagctcggaggctatgttacaaggtggaaaggtgttaggcacccaccttgccctTTGAAAGCAGTCTTCTAGATTATGGtagccaacattcatatcatatcattcAATAcgtcaattaatttgcatgttgaatttaatgtgtgtgtatatgacaaaccctaattcaatttattaagtattgtatttgaattgaaaaataaattctagtgaatgtgtgtggatgatgatatcctagattcaaggatttgaaagaattatgaaacaaacatctttttcatatttttgatgtgaatttaagatcaaaactagtgttatgcatatacatgtgatgaacaataaaaaatatatgaagaacacataagaacatttaagaacatttaaacatattcaagggaatttaaataattactatcatgctttaatcttaaattctcatcataaCAGCACAAAAAGCAAGTTAGGGAAAtagattataccttcatgcaagatctaTACAATGAAGGAAGAGACTCTTGGtagaggtcctaagggtggaggaaaagaagagttaggagagagagagtaagtctcactcaataccttaaGTCTCagaaagaccaagatatgacaaaaCTACTctacttcactagaactcaagagaggagaagagagggGGTTTTTCTTTTATGCTTTGAAATGGAAGAGAGGGaagtttatatagtagtggtggagaaaatatgaatggaaggtcatttaatgagggttgacaaagaattatgaacctagaccttattttagcctttggggaaatcAGGTGCATTAAATGTAGAGATTGGTGAGAGTGAAAAGCAAGAAAATTCGGTTTTCCCGCAGCTACTATGATAGCCTATAGAGCTAActtcaaaaaaatcatatcttactCAATTCTGATCAGAATTGTCTTGTTCTTgtactcaaattgaagccccagatgtctagtttctggaaAAATTAACTCATTCACAGATCCacaatattctgagagatatcaaggaaatggtgagcagaggtcatttgttagaaaataattcaacacaattaacattaataggttcCAAATTAGTTcctaattaacattaatagacTCGAATAACTCTCATTTCAAACttaattagtttcaaatttaccctaattaaaagataattacacaaattactcgttgaataattaatgtttaactatctaattaattaggtgtgtgcaatcttaccataaaatgtagttctaaccaatcaaattttgACACAtcattaatctcaaattgattataattataaccaattaGAATCAATTGTTCATGATCACATATAGTCGGGCTCAATTTGTGATGGTGCATCTtggccattaaaacttgatttgatgataactttcaatctgatgtTCCGATTAGGGTTTATGgccagtcgatttgatcgttacaatatcaagatcattttggtgaaatgagattaaggatctagttaccagaatcaagatgcatatttccaaggaGAAATTAGCCTTTTACCCTCTAAGTGAGGTTAAATGCAagttgcaaaatggggtgtcaacaGTAACGCACCAACTACGCTCCACACATGGTCCATATGGCAATGAGTTTCAGTTTGGAAATGTTTTCTCTTCAAACTAGTTTTGGAGAAAAACCCTTCGTGCTCTTCCTATATctttttagggataattacacataacccacctgtggtttgggcgaaaatcactttgcctacccgtggtttgaaaagtatcacttaacccacctgaggtatgTTTCCGTCACTCTCCGAAACCCACCTCGGTCtctgccgttacaaaaacaccttgtaaccccaaaacagaacataacgcgaatcaaaacccccaaaactcaaacacttttCGAGAGAGACACCCAAGGTGCAATCAGGCTTGTTCTTCGCGGTTTGGAGCGTGTGGAGAGGGAGAAAGCACTTCTTTTGCATCATCGAACCTGGGCAAGGTATGTGTGATgttttttcatctgcatttgggttcttgatgtcatttttttatggtgACCCACCCACGTAGTTAGGTTTTGCTGTTCATCTGCacagtaaaattttttttgtatgttaaattagCATTTTGCTATTTATGTGTAGAATCGCTTAGGATATGCATTTTGCTATTGTTGTTTCTATAATGCATTTTGTCAATGATTGCACTTGTTTGTGAAGTGTGGGTAGTGTGGTCCCTATGAATTTGTTAGGAGTCTGGTTTTGCATGTGCTTTATGTGGTCCTTTGTCCGTGTGTTGTTGTCAATTTGTTGCCTTGTTGTCTCTTTTGGCTTCTTCTCACTTTCTGCATGTCAGTGTGTGTAAACATTGAGACTTATTTTAATTGCAGATGGATGATGTCACATTTGACCTTGAAATTCATGTTGGGGGATGTTTTGTGGAGGAGCCAACCATACAATATGTGGGTGGGTCTGTACGTTTACTGACAGAGATTGACCCTGACAAGTTGAGTTACTTTGAAATTAGGGATTTATGCCATCTAGTTGGTGCTCCTAAGGAACACAGTAGATATAAGTATTTAATTCCTGATGGTGATCTACAGCATGATTTAAGAGACATAGAAACAGATACAGATGTCGTAAACATGACTAACCTTCATAAGGCATGGTATGCtgaaaaaatcataatctaTACTGACATAGATGTGGAGCCATTGGCAGTTGAGTATCCTGATGCAGGGGGAGTGGCAGATGGTGGCGTAGGTGGTGATGCAAGGGGAGTGGCAGGGGGAGTGGCAGGTGGTGTAGGTGGTGATGCAGGGGGAGTGGCAGATGGTGTAGGTGGTCATGCAGGTGGTGATGTAAGTGGTGATGCAGCAAGGGTTGAAATAGAATtggatagtgatgatgatgaagatgatgagaatgatgatgagagtgatgatgaagaagatgttgaggaTGTTGACATTGATGCAAGAGATGAAGAACAGAATGTtgaaggagatgatgatgatgatgatgatgatgatgatgattggctAAATGAAGGCCTAGAGGGGGATGGCTTTGGTGATGATGTATTTGCTGCTCAAAAATCAGCTCCACAAGGTTCTGCTCCCAATACAAAcccagaatcaagcaatgcaccccacacagccccagaatcaagcaatgcaccccACACAGACCCTGAGTGGGCTGAGCCAGCCCTTGAGGATGACCTGGTAAGCATGGATGGGTCTGATGATGAGCAGGAACCTGAGCAAGTGGAGTTTAATGCTAAGAGTGACATGAGAAATGTTGTACtgaagaaggagatgaagttCCCTAATGCAAAGGTGTTCAGAGCTGCTTTGAGGGAGTATGCAATCAAAAAACCTGTTGACATCAAATTCAAGCTGAatgagaagaccaagatatcAGTTCACTGCAAGAATGGGTGTGGGTGGAGATGTTATGCATCTCAAATAAGTGGAGAgctaacatttcaaattaagACCTTGACTGATGAGTGTACTTGTCCCAAGTCTTTCAAAAACAGCCAAGCAACATCAGCTTATGTTGCTAAGAGGTTCGTTgaggattttagcaaaaatccaaattgggaGGTGAGTGGTGTACACAACCATGTGATGCAAAATTTATTTGTTGACCTAAGTGTAAACCAAGTGTATAGGTCAAAGAGAAAGGCAAAGGATTTGATAAATGGAGATGAGCAACTGCAATATGGTGTCCTTAGGGACTATGCACAAATGATAACCACTGTAGACAAGGGGAGTAGGGTTATATTGCAGACAGAAATGGCTGAGGAGACTTCCCAGCCAAAATTTAAGAGGATGTATGTTAGGTTCAATGCTCAGAAGGTAGGATTTTTAGGTGGATGCAGGCCATTTATAGGTTTAGATGGTTGTCACATAAAGCACAGATTTGGTGGGCAAATCTTATCTGCCACTGCCAAGGATGCAAATGACAACATTTTTCCAGTAGCCATGGCTGTTGTGGAACAAGAAACCAGGGAGTcttggatatggtttttggaaatttttgctgatgatatagggaggccagaGGAGCTTCAGTTGGTCTTCATTTCTGATAGGCAAAAGGTatgcaagttttgttttgttcagttACACTTGAATAGTTGACTTTGTTTGCTGAactaacttgttttgtttgtttgtttgcttgcttatTTACAGGGGCTTATACCTGCAATAGAGACACTATTCCCTACCGTGGAGCATAGATACTGTGTGAAACACatctacaacaatttcaaagttGATCACAAGGGATTGGAGCTGAAGGATGCATTGTGGAGGTGTGCTGCTGCCACAACAGCAAGGGAGTTTGAGAGATGCATGCAGTACATAagggatttggatgaaaaggcATATGAGTATCTTGCAAACATTGCACCTGCACAGTGGACAAGGTCACACTTCACTCATAGGGCCTTAACAGATTGTTTGGTAAATAATTTGAGTGAGTCTTTTAATGCAATGATATTGAAGTCTAGGGACAAGCCTATCTTGGCAATGTTGGAGTGGATTAGGGTTAGACTTATGACTAGGCTTTACACAAAAAGGGAAGGGATACAGAAGTATGCTGGAAAGTTGTGTCCAAGCATACAAGATAGGTTGGAGAAATTGAAGGTTGAAAGTAAGGCATTTAGTGCTACCCCAGCTGGTAGTTTCCTTTATGAGGTAGGCAGTCAGTATGAGAGGCATGTAGTTGATTTGGTGAAGAAGACATGTAGTTGTAGGTCTTGGGATTTAAATGGCATTCCCTGCAAACATGCCATAACAGCCATTTATACAAACATTGAGACACCAGAAGACTATACCCACCCATGctacttcaaagaaacttacatgGAGATATACAAGGAGGTACTTCCTCCCATGCCTGGCCAGTCAGAATGGGCTGAGACTGGACAGCCTGCTCCCCTGGCACCTCACATATACAAACCACCAGGCAGACCAcccaagcaaagaaagaggGCTTCTGATGAGCCTAGGAACCCTTACAAAGCAAGTAGACAGAATAGACCTGTAAGATGTGGGAAATGCAAAAAGGAAGGGCATAACTCAAGAGGGTGCAAGGCTGGCATCACTGGGGAGACACCATGGCAGAGGAGACAGAgacttcaaagagaaaaagctgtaagtaattaggatttaaatggcaaaaaacaaaaaaaaaaacttgtttttaaacttACAATAGACACTGTATTGAAACTGGGTTTTGTTGCAGGCAAGGGAAGGGGTGCCTGCACCTAGATCTGCACCTCAGCCTGCACCTCAGCCTGCACCTCAGCCACCATCCCAGCAGCCTACACAGACCTACAACATGATGTCTGCCACTCAGCCTTCATCCTCACAGCAAGGAAATCAACCTAGGCCATCTCACAAGAGAGCAGGATGGTTCTCTTCCTCGCAACCAGAGTTTCACACACCTAGGGAGACCTGGGATACCTTACCAAGTTCTTCACAGGTAACTTAGTCCTGGATAGTTGGGTAGCTTGggatattttttaacaagtggatctattttttattttgtagcctTCACATGCAAGTGGAAGCACTGGTGGTGTGAGGACTAGAGGACAGCTTGCTGCACAAAGGCCACCAAAAATGAATCTAGTGGGTGGAAAGAGGAAAAAGTAAAGGCAAGAAATGAATGAAGCTAGTGGGTACGCATGCCAGCATTGGAAGTAAACCTAGTGGGAACATGTGggcctttttggtttttttttttttgtgaagaccACTGTTGGCCTTTTGTAATTatcaattagtgtaaaaaacagTCACTGCTGGCCTTGgaatgtgcttttttgtaattaaggtaCAATATGGAAGTTGTGATATTACAGTTTGTATGGAACAATATTTGTCCAAACTAgattatatggaagtttatttattgctactacaaattgtgtccaagtatatttttctaatagagTGTATGGgaagtttttattgtggaatggttgttatggtatgcacagccaaattatatggaagtttatttattgctactacaaaTTATGTCCAAGTATACTTTTCTAATACAgtgtatgaaagtttttattgtggaatggttgttatggtatgcacTGCTATTGTTGATAATTGACCATTACTTCTTCCATTGAATGGTTGTTAGGATATGCACACAATACTCAAGAATTGAccaattcttcattcattgacACATCAAAACATTACATTAGTAGGCTAGTGCTATTACAATACAAATTCATTAACACCATTGCCATAACTATCTCTACTAACCAATTAACTACTTCAGGGGCAACAATCTAGGTCTCTTCACTCCAGAGAACTCAATTGagccaaaacacaacaacataacaataacaaaaaagatccatgacaaaatgcatgcagactTCCACATTCTTTGCTTCTCTTCAGCAAGAATGGCTTTTTCCTTAGCTTTTGCACAGACAGCTCgagcctttctctccctctccttggCTTTGGCTTCCTCTTCAAGAGCCTTTTCTGCCATTTGCCTAGCTTCTTCTGCCGTTTCCAGAGCTGTCCTTTCCCTCTCATTTGCAAGTTGGAGAGCAGTCTGAAGCCTAGACATCTTCTCTAGAGCCAAAGGTGCAGCTTCATTCCCACGAGGACAGGTTGGGttatcaatccaaacaaagaaaggacaCTTAGGACCAACCTTATAATGGCTACAACCCAAGAACCTCCTCCCAAAATTGTGCAAACTCAAACTTGTTCTCAAAACACAAGTCTGCTCATTGCACATATGTCCACATGAACCCGAGAAATTACCACTTGATGAAGACATCTCAACATACCACGATTCCTGGATTTAGACTTTCACACAGTAAGTTCACACTTGaacaaaatctgaaaccctaaatcaGGAACAGacccaaatgcagatgaaaaaacATCACACATACCTTGCCCAGGTTCGATGATGCAAAAGAAGTGCTTTCTCCCTCTCCACACGCTCCAAATCGCGAAGAACAAGCCTGATTGCACCTTGGGTGTCTCTCTCGAAAcgtgtttgagttttgggggttttgattcgcgttatgttctgttttggggttacaaggtgtttttgtaacggcagagaccgaggtgggttacggagagtgacggaaacatacctcaggtgggttaagtgatacttttcaaaccacgggtaggcaaagtgattttcgcccaaactacaggtgggttatgtgtaattatcccatctttttattatatgtgaAATTTGAGAATCTAACTATTGGATTGTAATTTCCTATTATATCCTTCAtggttacaaaatttcaagaagatcaaggttcaatagttatgtcatcaattaaatgtttaaatttcaggtttttgtgatataaaattatgtataaaatataagtttattgattgaatagaaaataatatctgatttaaacaaaatttaatatgtatGTTGATGCAAACACAATGATAATGGAAATAACATAAATAGAAATTGAATAatacttttgaattttattaatttaaagagagaaattacacaacactatttggaccGAGGTGCGACACTCGCTctttttaaggagattcaaacccttggttggctaaactttgtaaccggtgcagaccttctttgacttgtctcccccaggatacaacagcccaacaaGTGTCATATGACTAGAACAATCTCtacacaaagtgttcaagcccaaatCTCCACTAGAAAGAACACCCTTCATCTTCCCCTAGCGCacgtatctagcccaatatctgagacaattcatgttagtctattaatcaccacaattaaaaagaataaaatagtctctctccttttcaatgtgggattaaacattttcactaactcctcatcttccatattcactccaatatctttacatttatgttgtaacatttattcattttaattaattattattaaaatacttcaacaatcccccactcattttaatattaaaatttttagttaaagAGAGATTACCAGGAAAAGACGGGTCACTTAGCATCATGAAGGTATGCTCTGCATTGAACCTTCACTTAGTAAAATAGCGATCTCAACTCCAAAGTCGTAGTGGTCTCCGACTTGAACTAGgactgctttagggaaattaagcGTCACTGCTTACACATAATAACCCAGGTGTTGACATGAGCTTTTATAGCTAGCACTTTACGGTCGTGTGCTGATCCCAGTTTCATGAAtgtatttgagattaagtcTAAATCTCATAGGGAGTGGCCCCACCCCACACtcacataggtgaaattttgtTAAGGGTGCTCCTGTAATTTTGACACACCACTCATATGaactacaaatttcattaagagtttttttctCAACCTTTCCACATTACAAGATAAATGCACTTACATCATAGggatgaacaattaaaaaattatttacaaaataaataattaaaaaaataaaatagtgcaTTTCTTATGACCATTACATGATTCGTTTTTCCCACTAAACCCAATTCTAAGGATCTCTGGTCCTTGGGTTGAGTATCCTTATACATGGCTCATGATTCTATGGTCCCATCCCCCTCGATGTATTCTAGACCCTATCTTTTGTCAAGGCCTTGGTAAATGGATTTGCAAGAttatcattaaatttaatatgATCCACAGTTATGATGCCACTAATCAAATAAGATTGCACGgtactgtgctttcttcttatagGTCTGGATTTATCGTTGTAGTAACGGTTTTTAACTCTACCAATTGCGGCAGTGCTAtcacaataaattaatataagtGGAATTGGCTTTTTCCAAAGTggaatttcatataacaaatctcTAATCCAATTTGCCTCTTCACTAGCTGAAGCTAATGCTATAAATTCAACTTCCATTGTTGAATTagcaattattgttttttttttttagatttccaacaaatagcaccactacctaagttaaaaatataaccagtggtagagagagaatcacCTGACAAAATATTCCAATCGGCATCACTAAAAGTTTCAATCACTACCATAAGCCATAGCTTTTGGtaccaattaaatatctcatGACTCACTCAATAGCTAGCCAATGATCTTTACTAGGCTTGCTAGTAAATTTGCTTAGCACTCCTAATGCATATGCACTATCAGGTCTAGTACAATCAGTAGCATAATGCAAACTACCAATGATGCTAGCATaatccttttgattaaaaatctcatcatcattattcacaGGAAATAAATGAACACTAAAATCAAAAAGAGTAGCTACActtttgtgatcatgaaaattatatttttttcaatattttctcaacataatgtgATTGAACAAGAAATATCCCAtcacatgtttttgtaattttcatgcccaaaataaaattagcctcaccaagacctttcatatcaaaatggcttttaagcatattttttgtctcatttataacatgcatgtatgagccaaaaatcaacatatcatccacatagaggctaataataacatgtaaattatttcatgatttagaataaatacatttatcacatt
It encodes the following:
- the LOC126688997 gene encoding uncharacterized protein LOC126688997 — translated: MDDVTFDLEIHVGGCFVEEPTIQYVGGSVRLLTEIDPDKLSYFEIRDLCHLVGAPKEHSRYKYLIPDGDLQHDLRDIETDTDVVNMTNLHKAWYAEKIIIYTDIDVEPLAVEYPDAGGVADGGVGGDARGVAGGVAGGVGGDAGGVADGVGGHAGGDVSGDAARVEIELDSDDDEDDENDDESDDEEDVEDVDIDARDEEQNVEGDDDDDDDDDDDWLNEGLEGDGFGDDVFAAQKSAPQGSAPNTNPESSNAPHTAPESSNAPHTDPEWAEPALEDDLVSMDGSDDEQEPEQVEFNAKSDMRNVVLKKEMKFPNAKVFRAALREYAIKKPVDIKFKLNEKTKISVHCKNGCGWRCYASQISGELTFQIKTLTDECTCPKSFKNSQATSAYVAKRFVEDFSKNPNWEVSGVHNHVMQNLFVDLSVNQVYRSKRKAKDLINGDEQLQYGVLRDYAQMITTVDKGSRVILQTEMAEETSQPKFKRMYVRFNAQKVGFLGGCRPFIGLDGCHIKHRFGGQILSATAKDANDNIFPVAMAVVEQETRESWIWFLEIFADDIGRPEELQLVFISDRQKGLIPAIETLFPTVEHRYCVKHIYNNFKVDHKGLELKDALWRCAAATTAREFERCMQYIRDLDEKAYEYLANIAPAQWTRSHFTHRALTDCLVNNLSESFNAMILKSRDKPILAMLEWIRVRLMTRLYTKREGIQKYAGKLCPSIQDRLEKLKVESKAFSATPAGSFLYEVGSQYERHVVDLVKKTCSCRSWDLNGIPCKHAITAIYTNIETPEDYTHPCYFKETYMEIYKEVLPPMPGQSEWAETGQPAPLAPHIYKPPGRPPKQRKRASDEPRNPYKASRQNRPVRCGKCKKEGHNSRGCKAGITGETPWQRRQRLQREKAAREGVPAPRSAPQPAPQPAPQPPSQQPTQTYNMMSATQPSSSQQGNQPRPSHKRAGWFSSSQPEFHTPRETWDTLPSSSQPSHASGSTGGVRTRGQLAAQRPPKMNLVGGKRKK
- the LOC126689742 gene encoding uncharacterized protein LOC126689742, translating into MSSSSGNFSGSCGHMCNEQTCVLRTSLSLHNFGRRFLGCSHYKVGPKCPFFVWIDNPTCPRGNEAAPLALEKMSRLQTALQLANERERTALETAEEARQMAEKALEEEAKAKERERKARAVCAKAKEKAILAEEKQRMWKSACILSWIFFVIVMLLCFGSIEFSGVKRPRLLPLK